The genomic region CTTCATCTATTTTGGCAGCCATGCCTTTCTTGATTCTCACCTTCCCGTCGTACACCTGCTCGCCAAAATATGCAAATAAGCAGTCGAGAGGGTCGTAAACCCAAAAAAGCCACTTATGAAACTCCGAATCAAAAGTACTCAGCACACCGATGCCTTGCATGGCAACACGAGCTTCTTCGTATTCTTTTCGTACCTCCCTATATAAGGCATCCATAGAATATCGTGACCCTAAAGGGTCTTTCCCTGGTGTCCTCGTACCCTGTGCCCTAAGAGATTGGGCCAGCCGCTCAGCGATGGCAGACGTTTGCGCGGCCTCCGGTGTATCCAGCCATCGAGCTCCCTCTGCCTCAGCAAGTCTTGTGGCTATCTGACCTTCATACGATTGCCATAATTCCCTCAAAACCCGATCGGAACACAACCCGTAGAAAGCCATGCGGGCGCGTTCTTCCAAGTAGAATAGCTTTTTTCGCCGAGGGGCGGCGCCATGCTTGTAACTCCACACGTCATTAAGGTAGCCGCTTATGAAACCATCAACAGGCTCGACGATTGAAGAAGGTATCTGTAGGCCTTTTTCGAGTAAATCCTTTGAGTATGCAACCAAATTTTCATTCGCTAAAAAAATCTTGGTTAAATTATCTGCGTATCTAACATTTTGACCAGTGCTGAGACGTTCATCCTGTTGATCATAAAGAAATCGAATACGCTGCATCGCAACGGTTGTCTTGCCGCTCCCAGGTGCACCAGTCACCAGCATCATACCATTCATTTTGCTCAAAAATGCTTCAACCTGATTCCTAGTCATTTGCAGTTTTACGGCTTTAAGGCCTGTAACTTGTGTCTCGGCCTTCCTGGTCCCGACCATTCCGCCTGGTTCATACAAACCGGTTAAGGCGGGAAGAACCTCAGAAAATTTCGCACGTGCTACTGGTGTCACAGAACGAAGGGTGTAGCCATGAGCTTTAATATCGACCGTTTCTCTTAGGTCCCCTGTCATAGCGATCTGGATGGCAGGATGAGTCCATGACATGACGTTGATACGTTTCCCGTGGCGCACCAGCGGGTTGTTAGTACGAGTGTCCTCGTGAGCGTAAAGCAGCTGACTGAAAGTCTCTTTTTTTTCATTTTGCAGAGTTTCGGCCTTAATTTCAGCCATAACATGAAAAGGGACATTTCGTATGGCCATCAAATCAGTATGTCGCCTCCTGGCTTCCAACTCTCGTTCCTTAGCACTTTCAGACGACCCAAGAATTGTCGGCGCTTCGGAATACGACTTGAATTGTTGGGCTGCTTCCATTGCAGCCTCGGACACAAAGACGGCATTTTCCTGGTCGCGCTCCACCCTTTCACCCAGATTTGTTTTGCTACCGTGCACATCCTCAGAGAGCAGCCTCTTACCCACCTTCCCCGAAGGTTTTGAAATCTGCTCCGACCTGACTAAAGCATTCTTGCTTGCAAGAAACTCACGGTTTTCGTCAACATCAGAGAAATAAACTGTTATATATTGTCGAGATTGCTTAACTACCTTTCCTATACCGAGTTCAGGTGTATTAGGCAAAACTACAGAGCAGCCTACTTCCATGACATTCCCCCCACAGTATATTATTTTTTATCAAACACATACCCATGTTAACAGGTCTCACTCTACCTCGGAAGTGAACCTCGCTATATCAGATGATGCGTCTCGAGGCTTCCCTTGTTCTGGCCGACAATGACCTTTTAGCAAGACGGCATCCCACGAATGATCCAGAGATACCTGTATATCGGCGTCCACCTTATCCAATCTATAATTTTTTGTTTTTGGCCTCTTGAGAACCTTCCGCACCTGAAAATTGACTTTTGTTGCAGCGCTGCGTAACAACCTTCCTCTTTCAATGGAGGGATTCCAGAAAAGCTCTGAAAAGCTCGCAGATAATAGGGATGCTCTTGCTCAACTGATGGTCGTCCTCCAGAAGGTGCAATTCGGCCTGATGCTTCAGGGCAAATTCCACCGAATTGCGACAGGGGACGATTTCATCGTGAAGACCATGGACAATGGAGGTCCTCCTGGCATGTGGGGAGGGAAATTGTTCCGGGTACCCGGGAATCCAAAAAGCCGGCGCCATGAGGAAGAGACCGTCTACCTTGTAATGGCTAGATGAGACGGTCGCCACATAACCGCCCATACTTGAACCAACCAATACATTCAAACCGTTACTGGGCTTGAATTCACAAAGGTGGCGTTTAACCCGTTCCATCGGATCGAACTCGTTACAGTAATCGATGCTGACGACATGAAAGCCTATGCCTGCGGCAACCTTGGCCATCGCCGAAATCTTTGTTCCCCATGGTCCGGATTCCTTCCCGTGCGAGAAGCAGACGGTGTGGGAGCGATCATCATTCCTTTTCAGGCAAAGTCCCAACCAATCCTCACGGTTCCATGACACCTCATTATCGGCTTCCACCTCATTCCAGACCACATCGGCAAACCCGGGATGCACGTACAGGGGGTACAATTGCCGCCAGGGATAGCGTGAAAGCAGCCGCAGAGCGCCTTGCCAGCCACTTACCGCGGGAGAGGATGAGGTGTGCTGCACCCCTGCAGCATCCTCCTGCGAGAGCATCGATTTGATGGTGCTCTCATCGGTGCTGAGCTGAAAGCGCCACTTCCCCTGGCGAGTTTTCCAACCATACAGGCTTATCCCGCCGCCATCACCAACCACTTCGAGAATTTTTTCCTTCTTCATATTACTCACCCTTACTACAGAGTCTGCCCAAGGTGGCACCACTTACCAGCGTGGTTGAGGTGGCGCTTATGCCTTGCGCGGTGGCAGGGAGCCGATCTTCATCGGGTCATAAAGAGCCTGAATGTCTGAAAAGGCGGAGAGAGCGTTGGCGACCAGAACCAGCTTTTTGATTACCTCTCGGTTTTCGGCATCACCTCCCAGATCGCGGATACATGCGATGATGCAATCACGCAAGGTATTCGCCCAGATGGCGTAACGAGACACCGTGGCGTCACCGCCATTTGCCTGGTTCATCGCGGCGCGCTCCAGACGTGGGAAGATAAGCTCCAGGCAACCATCCTGGCAGGCCTCGCCCACCTTGAGAGTAAGAGAGTTCTGATACCATTGGATCAGCTCCTGAATCTGTTCTTCTTTAGTTTGCGTTGCCTTGCTCAACTGAGGCTCCCTCGTTTTATTATCTGGCGCCGCTTTTTTTCGCTAGGACTAACATGACTTCGCCTCTGCAATAAGGCGCTCCATCAGGTTCGTCTTTCTGACAAAGGTTATCTCTAATTGGTAACGAGCACGAGTGACCCCGACATAGGCTAGACTATCGATCTGCTCCTGCGTCCAACGCTCGCCCGGTTCCAGGGCGTCGAGCCCGACTATGAATACGCAGGCGAAATCCAGGCCCTTGGCGCTGTGAATCGTGGTAATTGTCACGCTGCTTGAGGTGATGTCGTGAGAGCGCTTGGCGCGGTAATCCTCCGAGAGCCACTTGTTGAGGATGCCGCGACTGTCAAGCGCTGCTGCGATCTGGTCCGGGACGCTGGGGGAGTCGACCGGTTCCGTCCGCTTCATCGTGTACATGACCGCGATTTCGGATAGATGGAAACTGCCGGCATCCAAGAGGGTTCTGATCTCCTTGGCAACGTGATCTATGACCTTCTCGATGCTGGCGAATTGTTTTACGGTCGGACACGGACCACTGGAGATGCGCGTGTCGGGAAACAGGGCGTGCTGCGGGTGCTCTCCCTCCCCGCCTCCCTGCGACGAAGCGCCGAAGCGAAAACGGTTGGCGAAGCCGGTGATCTCTTTGGTGTTGCGGTAGATGATGTTTAGCTGACGAACGCGCCCTTTGACGTTGATGCCAACACTTTTCCAGTTCCGCTTCTGACCGTACAGGTCCTGTCCCTCGTCCAGGGCGACCGTGAGGTAGTCGGTCTTCCGGTTCATGCATTTCATAACCACCTGCAGCATCCGGTCCGAGAAGTCCTGCCCTTCGTCAACCAGGATGGCGTCGTACATCATGGCATCCGGCAGGTCCTTGGAGAGCGCGTCCTCCATTACGATGTCGTAATAGTCCATGTCCTGTTTTTCGTGCTGGACCTTCTCACCAGTGAGGCGCTCGCACAATTCATAGAAGTGCAGCACTTCCACACCGTCCGGTCCGAGTGGCGCCCCCTGCGCCGCCAGCAGACGGCGCAGATAGTTCACCAGAGTCACGTTGTAGCATAGGAGCAGGATGCGCTTCACCGCCGGATTGTACTTCTTGAGATACACAGCCTGGTGCACAAGCACCAGGGTCTTGCCGCAACCTGACGGTCCGGAAACCAGTCGATGGCCTCCGTTGAACCTCCTGGCGACCGCCTCTTGGTGCAAGTCCAGCAACCTAACGTTGTGGTCATGATTCTTTAATTCATCCTGCATACCACGATCAATCGTATTGATCCTTATTGTCGGGTACAGCAGCTGACGCAGGTGGTTCAGTTCGTGAGACGAGATGTGGCAGGGGAATACCGGCTCGAAGCGCTCACGGATGGCATCGTGAAAGGCTTTACCGGTCGGATCGCACAGGTTGTGGTCAAGATCGTCCCAGAAGAAGATTTTGGAAATGGGAATGATGCCGTCGTTGGGAAAACGCTCCCTGTAGGCAAAGGAGTCGATGTTGGTGAAAACAACGCCGTGGGAAATGGGAATTTTCGGCTTTCCCTGTGCGAATCCGTCTCGGTTCACCAGTCTGCCGTCGTTGCGGATGCAGTCGAGCAGGTTACGGACGTAGGCCCGGGCCTGCTCGTGGGGATTGGTACGAGATTCTTCCTTGAACCCAGACCTGATCTTGAACGTCTTCGGATTCGCCTCGCAGATCTGGTCAATGCACCAGTCCTTGACCTCGAAAACGATTAGACCTATGTCCGGGGAGTAGAGGATGAAGTCCGGTTCTGAGTCGCCGATGTCCGGGGAGTACCAGACTATGAACCGGTCGTCGGGTTTGGCGGCTACCTTCAGGAAACGGTAGAAAGCCTCCTCCCCGGTAGTGGTGAACTGTTCGACATCATCAGGTATCAATATGGGCATAAATTTGTACTCACCTGAGTGCCAGCACTGGGCAGTATGACGGGTGTGGAAAGAAGCCTTCACTCACCAGCCTCACATCCTAATATTTTTCTCCGTTATCGCTCTCCATTCGGGGTCAAATTACGGCCGCCTTCTTGAACTCATTGCCGCAATTTCCTGGAGTACCAAAACGACTGGGATCGCTGAGTTGAAAGTATGTCAAATTCAGGAACTCGGCAACGGATTCACAATGATCCTGGCTCTGACAGTCAAAAGGTTCTGACAGTCAAAAACATTCATCCTTAGGCACCTCAACCGATCATTGCATTTATCTGTGGTGTTTCGGCCACGATTTGCATTCGGCGCTCACAGCGTACACGAGGCACCCCCCCATCTAGCGTCCCATATTTGCATTAATGGTGGAGATAGCGGGATGACATCTGTTCTATTTCCAGCGCAACCTTTTGGCGAAGCCACTCTGGCTCGACAACCACAACTTGCGAGCCGTGTTTCAGTATTTCCATAACTATTTCCGCTTCATGCGAGGCGGATATGGTTAGCAGCAACGAACCATCTGCCTCAATCACCTCTTTCTGCCCCTCGTGCCATAGTTCACCCCTGACCCATCGGGCACGGTCCGGGGTGAATCGAAGTACCACGTCAAAACTCTTTCGGTTCTGGAAGATGCCGAAGGTATTAGAAAGAAAAGGCCGCCACTCCTCGTTTGCACGGAACTTGAATAAATCCTCCTCAACCCGCGGGAACGTCATCCGCCCCAGCACGAAGTCCCGCCAGTCGCTGCGCAAACGGCAGAATGCAATGAGGTGCCAGTTCCCCATATAGTTCACCATGTGGTGCGGCTCTACGGTGCGCATTGTGCAGTTGCTGGCGGTCGGGGAATAGTAGCAGAACGAGAGGAGCTTTCCCTGCAGAATGGCGGAGGTTACTACCTTGAAGGTGAGCGGATCTGTGGGGCTAATCCCCTTCCAGCGGAAGGAAAAGGCATCCTCTGGCTTGGCACGCCCCGGAAGGTTGGCGGCCAGGAGTGATCCGAGACGGCGAGAGACTTTCTCGAGGTCCTCAGCTAAAGAGCCGGCCGATGCCTCTGTTATCAATTTGCGGGAAATGAGCAGGGCTAGGAGCTCCGCTTCCGAGATGCGGGTCACCGGCAGTTGGAAACTGGAGTCGGTGTATCGGTACCCCTTGTGGGAAAGCAGGTATTCAAGTGGGGCCTGCAGACGGTCACGGAAATAATCGATTGAGCGTTGGGCAGTCTTGGTGCTAATTTCGAATTGGGCTGCAAGCTTGAATGCGTTGGGGTAACGATCGCGTCTGGCCTCGTTGTCAAACCAGATGAACCGCTCCAAGAACAGTTGTTCGCCCACCTCGCCCCCATTACCTCATTAAAATTAAAACGCGCCAAATATACACGCAAAAATCTAGGACGTCAAATAGGGAATAGAAAAGGACGCCACGTTCTCCCCTGAGCAAGCGAAGCAAAGCGGCTATGGCTCGCACAGATCTGCCCTCAAAGAGTGGCAGCACTCGTAGCTTTCTAACGGGAGCTATTACTATACATAACACTAATTATGTATAGTAAAGTACTATGGCGGCCCCGGTTTTCTTGGACACGAAAATGAGGTAAATTTACGTATTCAAGGAGGTCGTCAATGGAAAAGAATGGTAATCGTGCCGGTGCAGCGGAAGGAGAGCGTAGCGATACTTCCGCTGCATCGGAAATTAAACGTTGGAGCGCCAGTCCAGGGACAGCCCAAGAAACACGATGGCAAGATCATCACGACGGCTCCCAATGTCATGTGGGGTTACCGACGGCACCAAGGTATTCACCTCGGAAGAGGGCTGGTGCGGGCTGTTTACCGCCGTTGAACACTGGAATGCCGAATGTGTCGGCTGGCATGTGACCAAAAATGGTGATCGGTTTGCTACCCTACAACCGTCGTGCTGGTGGGGTTGCGAACATTGGTTCATAATAGCTCCTCTCATTGCAAATCGTAAGACACTCTCAACACCGCGGCGGGTTCACCGCTAGTTTGCGCCCCCTCCCTTGCGCCTCCGGACCTTGCCGTCGGCCGGTAAACCTTGAAAAGGGTCATTCAGACAGGTCTGCAGCCAAGCATGCCAAGCGTCCTCGTCGTTTCTCGCCTCGTCCCAATCCTCGGACAGATCCAGTCCTTCAGAAAAGGCGTACCAGTCACTCAACCAAAGCGCTACCATGTTGGTTATTTTGGATTTTGAGACTTCCAAGACAAGGTGGGAGCAGAAGGACTCCTCGAACTCCCTGAGTGCGATTTCATCGCCGGTCCAAAGATCCGGCACCACCGCATCATCAACCCCGGCCAGGAGCCTTTGGAGGTTTTTCTTATCCTTAAGCTTGTTGATCACCCTGGGGATCCAGTTGTCAAGACGGTTGCTGGCGGCCTTCCGGTCCCACCGGTACCTGGTCTGGTGTTCTCGGTTGAACTCCCGGATATTGTCCTCGATCACCTCGAACGTCGTCAGAAATCTGAATCTGAGCTCGTCGGCCTTGGTAAGAACTTGCTCCACCACCATGTCGCGGCGGGAGGCGTTGACTGCATCGATGTTTTCACGGACTACGTCGATAAACTGCGCCGGGCACCAGTACCCATAGCAGGTGGCAATGCAGAAGCGTTTCCATTTAGCCACCTCCTTGGCTCTTGGCAGCTGGAGCAGATTAAGGATGGATATGTTATCCGGCATCTGCATTTCTGCCCCTGGCACGATGAAATTGGGTTGCCTCAGGAGCTGTTCCGGCAGGCCTAGCCGAAAATTGAAAGGCTTAGTAGCCTTGTCGTCAAAAAACATCCGGCCCTGCAGCAGCCATTCCCGGGCCGATGCCCCGCCTGCTGGCCGGGAGGTTCGGTTGAAGGGTACCTGTCGGCACTGTTGCCCTGCGAAGAGCGCCTGCACATAATTCAGAGCTTCATCGGCATCCCTGCGCCGCTCAAGGTGTGCCACTATCTCCTCATTGATGAAAAAGCCCCGAGTGGTGAAATTGAGTGAGCCTAGGGCAACGTGGTTCGTGTCCGGCTCGTGCAGGGCGATGACCTTGGAATGCAGGAGGCGTCCTAAGTTTACGAGGTGAATACCGCTTTGTCGGTTGAATTTTCGACCAGCGGTCAGACTTTGTGCCAGCTCGTCTAATGCTTCTGTCACCTCGTCGTCACGGTGGTAGCCGCTGGCAGATTCATCCAACAGGACTCTCAATGTGAACCCGATACCGGGCAATTTCTTTATCTCGCGGACCAGACGCCCCAAAAGCCAAGGATCCGTGTAGGCCGATACGATGGTTATTCCCGTCAGGCCTGCAAGGTCCGGCCTTTTGAAAACCTGCTTTATCATTTCCAGCGGGCTCTTCGCCTGGCCCCTAAGCTCCCTGATCGACCTAAACGCCACGCTTACCTCCTCAACATGCAGTTGCCCACGGACAGTCGCCTAGAAGCAGGGGGTATAAACCGATAAAGCAGATTACCCTACCGCTGGTGGAGGACGAGAAGTCAGGGTCTGGTTCAGGCGGGAAGCGCTGACGGGGAAATTGCCGCCTTATCCAAAAGGAAATCACGGCTCCGCCTAATGGATGCATTTTTGCGGTTTCGGTGCGTGCCTCAGGGACAGTCTTCAATCCGGGTTCAATAGAGGAAATAGGAATGTCCCTGCCGTCGCAGAATGTTTCGTTTGTATGCGGAGCGCACTAACTCCTTGATTTCATCCAGACGCTGGGTCGTCTTCTTTTTCCAGCCATTGAGACGGCTGAAATCGGGATAAAGAGCGTCGGCAGCGTCATCCAGCTTGCCCCCCCCTCCGAGTTCCCCGGCAAACTTGGAGAGGATACACCAATCCTCCTCCGTGACCACCACTTGTTTCAGCTTTTCAATCGAGGCCTCA from Citrifermentans bremense harbors:
- a CDS encoding helicase domain-containing protein, with the translated sequence MEVGCSVVLPNTPELGIGKVVKQSRQYITVYFSDVDENREFLASKNALVRSEQISKPSGKVGKRLLSEDVHGSKTNLGERVERDQENAVFVSEAAMEAAQQFKSYSEAPTILGSSESAKERELEARRRHTDLMAIRNVPFHVMAEIKAETLQNEKKETFSQLLYAHEDTRTNNPLVRHGKRINVMSWTHPAIQIAMTGDLRETVDIKAHGYTLRSVTPVARAKFSEVLPALTGLYEPGGMVGTRKAETQVTGLKAVKLQMTRNQVEAFLSKMNGMMLVTGAPGSGKTTVAMQRIRFLYDQQDERLSTGQNVRYADNLTKIFLANENLVAYSKDLLEKGLQIPSSIVEPVDGFISGYLNDVWSYKHGAAPRRKKLFYLEERARMAFYGLCSDRVLRELWQSYEGQIATRLAEAEGARWLDTPEAAQTSAIAERLAQSLRAQGTRTPGKDPLGSRYSMDALYREVRKEYEEARVAMQGIGVLSTFDSEFHKWLFWVYDPLDCLFAYFGEQVYDGKVRIKKGMAAKIDEERVVEGIREDWENRSFGREEIPWLAFLLRFALPSETDQRARFREMPNPLAVTGLLDGMRWTHVMVDEAQDLCVAQAALLGSLVHPDGAFTVSADFHQIVSPVWGMETPEAFKVGISLRDKGVYQSFPFAKNMRQSRQVGLFLQSFYQSVFGEIAPFEVNDQVEGSKPLLILSKFSDFAVRIHQRLNVLRRSSSIRSIALLQVNEDETAMEQIRASLESRGVVLAPLWAASDPSGRLITTSVERIKGLEYDACFVIGLDDDENRNLNFAKNRAYVALSRPALQLVMFCEELPRALQKVNPGLMDIIRNQ
- a CDS encoding YqiA/YcfP family alpha/beta fold hydrolase; amino-acid sequence: MKKEKILEVVGDGGGISLYGWKTRQGKWRFQLSTDESTIKSMLSQEDAAGVQHTSSSPAVSGWQGALRLLSRYPWRQLYPLYVHPGFADVVWNEVEADNEVSWNREDWLGLCLKRNDDRSHTVCFSHGKESGPWGTKISAMAKVAAGIGFHVVSIDYCNEFDPMERVKRHLCEFKPSNGLNVLVGSSMGGYVATVSSSHYKVDGLFLMAPAFWIPGYPEQFPSPHARRTSIVHGLHDEIVPCRNSVEFALKHQAELHLLEDDHQLSKSIPIICELFRAFLESLH
- a CDS encoding DEAD/DEAH box helicase, which gives rise to MPILIPDDVEQFTTTGEEAFYRFLKVAAKPDDRFIVWYSPDIGDSEPDFILYSPDIGLIVFEVKDWCIDQICEANPKTFKIRSGFKEESRTNPHEQARAYVRNLLDCIRNDGRLVNRDGFAQGKPKIPISHGVVFTNIDSFAYRERFPNDGIIPISKIFFWDDLDHNLCDPTGKAFHDAIRERFEPVFPCHISSHELNHLRQLLYPTIRINTIDRGMQDELKNHDHNVRLLDLHQEAVARRFNGGHRLVSGPSGCGKTLVLVHQAVYLKKYNPAVKRILLLCYNVTLVNYLRRLLAAQGAPLGPDGVEVLHFYELCERLTGEKVQHEKQDMDYYDIVMEDALSKDLPDAMMYDAILVDEGQDFSDRMLQVVMKCMNRKTDYLTVALDEGQDLYGQKRNWKSVGINVKGRVRQLNIIYRNTKEITGFANRFRFGASSQGGGEGEHPQHALFPDTRISSGPCPTVKQFASIEKVIDHVAKEIRTLLDAGSFHLSEIAVMYTMKRTEPVDSPSVPDQIAAALDSRGILNKWLSEDYRAKRSHDITSSSVTITTIHSAKGLDFACVFIVGLDALEPGERWTQEQIDSLAYVGVTRARYQLEITFVRKTNLMERLIAEAKSC
- a CDS encoding helix-turn-helix transcriptional regulator, producing MGEQLFLERFIWFDNEARRDRYPNAFKLAAQFEISTKTAQRSIDYFRDRLQAPLEYLLSHKGYRYTDSSFQLPVTRISEAELLALLISRKLITEASAGSLAEDLEKVSRRLGSLLAANLPGRAKPEDAFSFRWKGISPTDPLTFKVVTSAILQGKLLSFCYYSPTASNCTMRTVEPHHMVNYMGNWHLIAFCRLRSDWRDFVLGRMTFPRVEEDLFKFRANEEWRPFLSNTFGIFQNRKSFDVVLRFTPDRARWVRGELWHEGQKEVIEADGSLLLTISASHEAEIVMEILKHGSQVVVVEPEWLRQKVALEIEQMSSRYLHH
- a CDS encoding phospholipase D-like domain-containing protein yields the protein MAFRSIRELRGQAKSPLEMIKQVFKRPDLAGLTGITIVSAYTDPWLLGRLVREIKKLPGIGFTLRVLLDESASGYHRDDEVTEALDELAQSLTAGRKFNRQSGIHLVNLGRLLHSKVIALHEPDTNHVALGSLNFTTRGFFINEEIVAHLERRRDADEALNYVQALFAGQQCRQVPFNRTSRPAGGASAREWLLQGRMFFDDKATKPFNFRLGLPEQLLRQPNFIVPGAEMQMPDNISILNLLQLPRAKEVAKWKRFCIATCYGYWCPAQFIDVVRENIDAVNASRRDMVVEQVLTKADELRFRFLTTFEVIEDNIREFNREHQTRYRWDRKAASNRLDNWIPRVINKLKDKKNLQRLLAGVDDAVVPDLWTGDEIALREFEESFCSHLVLEVSKSKITNMVALWLSDWYAFSEGLDLSEDWDEARNDEDAWHAWLQTCLNDPFQGLPADGKVRRRKGGGAN